CCCATCTTTGCGGCAATTTCCTGCTGGCGTACAGAGGGTTGGTGAGCGGCAATCTCCACTAAGATCTGAAAGCGGGTTGCCTCGCGTTTGCTTTTTAGCACAGTATGATCCGGATCATCACTGTGATTCTTCAAGCAGTACCAGCCCCTGGCCCTTCACATCAAGATTTGGCATCCGTTTTGCAAGGCCCTTGATGTAAACCGGACTCACTTTGTATTTGCGTGCGAGGTCATTGTATGACGTTGAACCTGACCGCACATCCTGTTCAAGGTTGTCCACCATGCTTCGCAATTCTTCATCTGTTGATGTCGAAATGTAGAGCAGATCTCCAAGGTCCTCCATGGAGCACTGGAATCCTGCCCGGAAACGACTGTATGTTGTTTTATATTCTTTAGAGGGCCGCTCCCCCGGTTGCGGCATCCGCCACTGTTCCTCAATCAGATTCCCTTTCTTCAGAAGTGCGAGGCATTCTGCTATGCAGTCGGTGCCTATTTCGTCACATATCTCTGCTTCGGTCATCCATTGTTTTGAAAGGAGGTCATAGGCTTTCTTGAATTTTGAGTTGTTAAATGTAACAATGAGAGGAACGATTTCGAGGGGATCATTAATGATTCTGTTATGCCCTGTCAACGTAAAAACCCATGTAATATAAGACGTATAAAACAATAAAGATTCTCTAGACATAAAATATGCAAATCAAAGGGAAAATATCAATTAAAGGTATCGTTCAGGGGGTAGGATTTCGTCCCTTTGTCTATAAAACCGCTCAAGACCTCGGAATGCACGGCACTGTCCGCAACCTTGGGAGTGAGGTGCGGGTGCATGCAGAAGGAACCAACTTTGAAGAATTTGTGCGTCGCCTCTCCTCCGGCACTCCCCTCTCCCGCATCGACTCTGTTACCGTGACCGATTCAGATGAACCCGTCCCGGCAGAATTTGTCATCCTCGAGAGTGCGGCCGGCACCCTGTCCGGCTTCATTCCGGCAGACGTGGCCACCTGCGACGAGTGCATCAAAGACATCTTTACCCGCGGCGGCCGGTACGAGGGCTACTGGGCCACCTCCTGCGTGAACTGCGGCCCCCGCTACAGTATCATCTGCGCCCTCCCCTATGATCGGGAACGCACGCGCATGGACGCATTCCCTATGTGCGGGGCATGCGAAGGCGAGTACACCGACCCGGCATCCCGCCGCCATCATGCACAGACCATTGCCTGTGCCGACTGCGGGCCGAAACTCTCTCTTTTGCACCCCGACGGCACCACCGTTCCGGGCGAACCCCTCCATACCGCCGCATCCCTCCTGGACAATGGTGCCGTTGTTGCCATCCGCGGCCTGGGCGGATTTCATATTGCCTGCACCGCTGAAGCGGCAGGACGACTGAAGGGAGCCCTCGGGCGTCCCGAACAGCCGCTCGCCGTGATGGCCACCGCAGATGAAATCCGCCGGGTGGCCCGGATATCCCCGGCGGAATGGGAACTACTCAACGGCCCCGCTCATCCCATCGTCGTTCTCCCGAAAAAAAACCCACAGGCCCTGAATGACATATCCAAACTCCATACCATCGGTTGCATGCTCCCCTATACTGCCCTTCACCATCTGCTCTTCGCACATCTCACCAATCCAATGCTTGTGATGACGAGCGCCAATGCACCGGGATACCCCATGATCACCGATACCCGCGAGGCATGCGAGAGACTCGGCGGGCATGTGGACTACATCCTCACCCACAACCGGGTCATCCAGAACCGGTGCGACGACTCGGTGGTGCGCGACGGTAAGATCATCCGCCTCTCCCGCGGCCTTGCACCAAAACGTGAGCGCTGCGACCTGGGAGATGCCTGCATCCTTGGCACCGGCCCGGAACTCAATGCAAACATCTCCATCTACCAGGGCGGTTTCTGCGTTACATCACCCCATGTAGGCAATGTACGCAACCCACCCACTCTTGCATACCTGAAAGAGACCGTTGAACGAACTGCGCACCTTCTGGGTGCCGGATTCGATGTGATCGCACACGACCTGCACCCACAGTTCCTCTCCACCCGGTATGCACAGGAGCTTGCAGAGGAAACAGGAGCCACCCTGGTGCCGGTGCAGCACCACAAGGCACACATCGCCGCTGCGAATCCCGGTCCATGTATCGGCATCGCCATAGACGGAGTCGGATACGGCGAAGACGGGACAGTCTGGGGAGGAGAGGTATTTGCAGGCGCCGTCCCGGACTTCACCCGTGTCGGCCACCTGGAACCGGTGATGATGCCGGGAGGAGACCTTGCCACCAGGTATCCGGAGCGTATGCTCTACGGCATCCTCCCCGAAGAAGAAACCGCAGACCTTCTCGCATCCCGCGGATGGGATGCGACCACCTTAGGTGTCCTTCAAAAACAGGTAGAACGGCAGTTCAATATCACCATTTCGTCAAGCACCGGCAGGGTTCTCGATGCGGCAGCAGCACTCCTCGGTGTCTGTCGGGAACGGACCTTTGACGGAGAACCGGCACAGGTGCTTGAGACCACGGCTATACCGGGCACTGCCTCTCTCTGGGAGCGTGAATTTATTCAGGAGCAGGGAAGAACCATCCTCTCCACCTCCGCTCTGCTCAGGGAGGCATTCTCCCGGATGAAAACAGAACAGACTGCAGACATCGCAGCATCTTTCCAGCAGACTCTTGCAACAGGCATCGCCGAGATAGCAGTGATGGCTGCCGAAGAAAGACAGTATAAAAAGATTGCCCTGAGTGGCGGCGTGGCATATAACCAGGCAATCGAGTCTGCCATCCGCAAAACGGTTGTGGCATCAGGCCATGAATATATTCTCAATACCGATTATCCTCTCGGGGATGGGTGCATATCATACGGGCAGTGTGTTTGGGCAGGCACCACCCTGAAACAGGGAAAATAATTGAATTGAAAGGGTTTAAGGAGTCAATTTCTGATTTCAAGCACGCGTTCAAGAATATTACGGAGGTTGACAGAACGATAGGGTTTCTTCAGTACTCCTAAAAATCCCTGGCAATACAGGTCATCGTAGCTCTTTTCCGAGATTAAACCGCTCGTTACAATGGCACGCACTTCCGGATCAATAGCCTTCAGCTTGCCAATTGCCTCCGTTGCACCCATCCCCTCAGGAACAGTAATATCCATAATCACTGCATCATACGGATTTCCCGCATCAAATTCCCTGCGGTATTCCTCAACGGCAGTCTCGCCGTCCGGAGTTGCCATCGGAGAGTACCCCATCTTTTCAAGAAGGATGCAGGTAATCGTTCGGATATTCTCCTCATCATCCATTACGAGGATTTTTCCATTTTTCTCTTTCATACCCCTTTCATTCCACCCGTTATATTGGCAGATCCATTTTCATGGATATCTGCGCCGGCCATCACACACGAATACGACATGCTCTATTGCATATCAGATTCGTTCACAAAATATGCATATCAAACATATAAAGGTTTCCACAATGTGGAGCCACGGCCAGAGAAGATATAACCCAGAACAATCATCCCCACCCCATAACCCATAAAAAGGGATGTCATGACGCAGCACCCGGACAGTTTATCCAACAAACCAGATGAGAACCGCCGCACCAAGGAGAATCAGCGCACCCCCACCAGCCCGCCGGAGTGCCTGCCGGGATTCCAGCCGCATCACCGACATACGTTCCGGAGAAAACCCGGCAACAGCAGCAGCGATTATCACGACAAGCGGCAGAACAAACATAAGATTATAGAGCGCCAGGAGCCCTGCCGCCGCATAGACATCCACACCGGAGAGCATGGCAAGGATGGCGAGATAGACACCCCCGGTGCATGGGAGTTCAATAAGGGAAACCACGACACCGGCAAGGAATGCAGACATTATCCCCCCCCGTGCGGCAATCTGCCGGACGGAAGCGAGAAGAGAGACAGAAATATGGAAATGTCCCGGACCTGCAGCACGGAAAGAATCCACGAGCATAATCCCCCCAAAAATAATTGCAATGAACCCCGCTGCACAGGAAAAATAGAATGAAAATCCAACAATACGCACCGCAGAAAGGACGCCAAACCCGGAGATGAAGTACATCAGATAGATGCCCACCACATACGCAGCCCCGAACCGGAGCATCTGCAGACTTCCCCCCGCCCCCACGAGGGTGAGAAGAAGAAAGATGAGAACTGCCACCGCACAGGGATTTATGCCGTCCACGAGGCCCGCCACAATGACCACCCATACCGGTGGAAGAGCAGGTGAATATACAGCCGGAGCAGATGAAGAGAGAGAAGAAACAGCTGAAGAATTCAAAGGAGAAATCGTTGGTGAAGAAGAAGGCAAAGGAGTGACAGGCAATAGGGCAGACGCCACACCGGGAGCCGACCCTTCTTCTGTTTCAGACCCCCGCAGACAGGATGCAAGGTGATCCGGAAGATCCGCCGAGATGGCACGATACCCCTCAAAGAACATACCATCACTGAGAAACACTGTCGGATACCTCGGATAGGAATTGCCATATGCCTCGCCATACCGGAAGAAGAGCGATTCATTCTCTGTACCCCCGGAGACACTATACGTCAGGACGCTGACCGACGGATATTCATCTGCAATAGCATCCATAACAGGCAGCGCCTTGATGCAGGCAGCACAGTGCTCGGTATAAAAAAACGCAGCAGTCAGATTATCCCCAGAGGTTGTGTTCACCGGAAGAAAGGCACCGCCGAAACCCGGAAGAAGGCCTGCGCAGAAGAAAACAATCATTAAAACGGGGAGAAATCTCCGGCAGTCACGCCACCCTGTAATGCTGCCTCCCGCCTCAGCCATCATATCCAGTTGTTGTACCCAGGAGATAAGCATGGCGATAACGGGCCGTCATCAAAACAGGATTCAGCCCACCCGTTCGTCACCGTCTGCCACCCACATCGGGTCAACGATTGCGAGAAATATGAGGCGCTCCACACCGGTAT
Above is a window of Methanogenium organophilum DNA encoding:
- a CDS encoding ArsR family transcriptional regulator — its product is MTGHNRIINDPLEIVPLIVTFNNSKFKKAYDLLSKQWMTEAEICDEIGTDCIAECLALLKKGNLIEEQWRMPQPGERPSKEYKTTYSRFRAGFQCSMEDLGDLLYISTSTDEELRSMVDNLEQDVRSGSTSYNDLARKYKVSPVYIKGLAKRMPNLDVKGQGLVLLEESQ
- the hypF gene encoding carbamoyltransferase HypF produces the protein MQIKGKISIKGIVQGVGFRPFVYKTAQDLGMHGTVRNLGSEVRVHAEGTNFEEFVRRLSSGTPLSRIDSVTVTDSDEPVPAEFVILESAAGTLSGFIPADVATCDECIKDIFTRGGRYEGYWATSCVNCGPRYSIICALPYDRERTRMDAFPMCGACEGEYTDPASRRHHAQTIACADCGPKLSLLHPDGTTVPGEPLHTAASLLDNGAVVAIRGLGGFHIACTAEAAGRLKGALGRPEQPLAVMATADEIRRVARISPAEWELLNGPAHPIVVLPKKNPQALNDISKLHTIGCMLPYTALHHLLFAHLTNPMLVMTSANAPGYPMITDTREACERLGGHVDYILTHNRVIQNRCDDSVVRDGKIIRLSRGLAPKRERCDLGDACILGTGPELNANISIYQGGFCVTSPHVGNVRNPPTLAYLKETVERTAHLLGAGFDVIAHDLHPQFLSTRYAQELAEETGATLVPVQHHKAHIAAANPGPCIGIAIDGVGYGEDGTVWGGEVFAGAVPDFTRVGHLEPVMMPGGDLATRYPERMLYGILPEEETADLLASRGWDATTLGVLQKQVERQFNITISSSTGRVLDAAAALLGVCRERTFDGEPAQVLETTAIPGTASLWEREFIQEQGRTILSTSALLREAFSRMKTEQTADIAASFQQTLATGIAEIAVMAAEERQYKKIALSGGVAYNQAIESAIRKTVVASGHEYILNTDYPLGDGCISYGQCVWAGTTLKQGK
- a CDS encoding response regulator, with protein sequence MKEKNGKILVMDDEENIRTITCILLEKMGYSPMATPDGETAVEEYRREFDAGNPYDAVIMDITVPEGMGATEAIGKLKAIDPEVRAIVTSGLISEKSYDDLYCQGFLGVLKKPYRSVNLRNILERVLEIRN